Genomic segment of Arachis hypogaea cultivar Tifrunner chromosome 16, arahy.Tifrunner.gnm2.J5K5, whole genome shotgun sequence:
ATTAGATTGAACTATTATACCACCAACTATGCTTCCAATGCATCTAAGCTATTGTCTGCAAAACCAAATTATGCCACTGATACTCATGTCAATTTTGCAAGTAAAGACActtttctttatctttcaattaatctctctctctctctctctctctctctctctctctctctctctatatatatatatatatatatatatatatatatatatatatatatatagtttttggTTTTAGTTCGGGTCTCCCGACTTCATAGACTGACTCGAGgtggtgcccccactgtaggtatggcctAACATCTCGTCGCGAGGGTTCCCACTGCGAGAGCATCCTACGACCGATATGCTTGGGTGACCTCGGACGTGAAGGACACCCCCAATCAGATGTCCTTGGAGGAACTTACGGAGTTCCGACAAGCCGAGTACCTATGCAGGGGAGGCCCTGAGGAAACTAACTACGAGGCAATCGTTCCCGCTGACCAGGAACGGATATTCCATCTAAACCTAAACACTCCCTGGGTCACCGATTGGATCTGGGTGTACAAGGTGATATTCACCAACTTGTGGGTTCGCATCCCCTTCTCCCCCTTTCAAATGGAGCTGCTTCACCGATGTGATGTGGCGCCGTCTCAattgcatccgaacagttgggcttccaTCGGCTatttcgagatggtttgtgaatattTAGAGCTGCCGGCCTCCGTCGAggtattcttatttctttttacCTTGACAAACCCTTCTAAAGAGGGGAGGGCCAAAAAAGGCTTCATGTCCTTCCGATCAGCCCAAGGTCGCAAGATCTTTAGCCtatttgaagatttctaccacgGTTTTAAAGATAAATACTTCAAGGTTTGCCCTGCTGAAGGTCGGCATCCCTTTTGGTTGACGTTGGAAGGGGAACGCCGCATCCCGACCTACTGGAGTTTCGAGGCGGGGGTTAACGCCTTTACAAAGGTGACATACAAAGGGTTGCCTCCCGAGAATAAGAAAGTTTCCGACGTTCTGTTGGCTATCTTCGGGAAGAACCACGTTAACCCCCATCTCCTCATGGGTGATCGTGATATGGCTAGGGGTTATGTAGGTGGGGGGTCGTTTGGTTGTATGCTCAATTGCTCAtgtttattattatcattaatttatttattttttcaactgGTTTGCCGACTAACGAGCTTTCGCGTGTTGTTTCAGTGTCGATGGCTGGCGAGCAAGTTGGACTTGACACTTTATTCAACACATTTCTTCTTGAAGGTAGCGATGATGACTCTGCCACCCGTACTACGAGGTGCCTCACTCTTCTACTACTGAGACCAAGGTCCAGTCCCAGCCTACGTAAGAAGAGGCGGCTGGGACCAACTCTGGTCCGGGCCCCCAACCAGAGGTCGAAGTGGATGGTGGAGGACCTCAGGTTATCATCGTTGACAACCCAAGGAAAAGGAAACTGTCCTCCAGCCCTGAGGGGTCCTCACAGTGATGGAGAAGAACTTTGATGCAAGTAGCTTTATCGATTCCCAGCTCCTGCCTGGTACAAAGGATTTTTTCCTGGGCGGGGATCTTGCTTCTCAATCCAAGTGGGTATACCGCACCTTGCTCCGGGCTGCTGCCATAGCAAAGAAGGTAGAGCCCGGCTTGGCGGGAGCTCAGAGTTTGGAAAACAAGCTTCAATCGCACGTCAGCGCTAATGAGAAGTACAAAGCTGAGGTGAATTCGCTGTAGGCAGAGTTAGCTGCCTCTGAGGAGAAGGTCAAAACTTTCAACGCGACGGTTGCGCAACTTACCGAGTGGGAGCTCACCTTGGAGGGCCAACTCAACGCTGCTCAAGGTCGGGCAAAAGAGCTCGAAAAGGAGCGTGATGAGGCCCTCTCGTTGGTGACCATGGCCAAGGCTGAGACTGCTGAGCCTTTAAGAAAAAGTATAAAGAGACCGTGAAGCAAGGTAAGAATGCCATCATGGCGACCGAGGAGGCGATCAAGGCTCAAGTGAAGCTGTTAGCTCCCGATTTTGATACCTCGGTCGTCAGCATTTTTAAAACCATTAAGGATGGCAAGATCGTTGATATCCTAAAGAAGTGATGTAATCTCACTTGTTGTATCTTGGTTGGATTTTTGTAATTTGTGTAGATCTTTGAACACTTGAGTAGTTTTAGCAAACTCGTTTACCATTTTGTTGGTAGACAACAAATTGCTTGTTCACCATTTTGCTGGTAATTAACGACTTGCTTGCTGTGTTTGCTCGCCATTTTATCGAtaattaactatttgtttgtACTTGTTTACCGTTTCATTGGTAATTAATGAAGCTAGGTCATGGCTTTTTCGTTTGAGTGCTTGAAACTTGGCCTTATTTAATAGCCGTTTATTGTAGCGTTTGCGGCTTCagtggctcccggggtgatcagtcccggaaTTCCATGTTGTTATGGAATTGGTTACCTTTACTTGGCAAAATGATTTGAATAGTTTGAATAATATTGAAATATGAAATGAGAAAAGAGACGATTAGCGTAGCCTGAACACAATTATATCATgatgaattgcgaataaacaactAATGGGAGGTAATGCAACATGAAATGGAACGGGTCTTACTAAACTGGTACATTGCCTGCCATTCCAGCTTATAAGCACCGTTGCCGATTACTTCCTTTAtcctgtatggaccttcccaattTGCCGCCAACTTTCCTTCCCCCGGTGTCGGGAGACCCACGTCGTTGCGTTGCAAGACTAGATCGCTTGGCTCAAAATCTCTTGTTGATACTCTGGCGTTGTAACGCAGAGccatcctttgtttcaacgcCGTCTCCGACAAGTGGGCCATTTCTCTAGTTTCGTCTACCAAGTCCTTCTCCACGGCTTCCTCAACTCCTTCCAAGAGTAGTTATGGGCTCGGTTCCCCAATCTCTACTGGTATTATCGCGTTAACCCTGTAAGTGAGCTGGAAGGGCGTCTCCCCGGTAGATGACTGCTGCATTGTGCGATAGGACCAGAGGACCGACGCTAGCTCGTCTGCCCAGGTTCCCTTCTTCTGGTCAAGTCACTTTTTGAGGTCTTGTAGGATGACCTTGTTCGCTGCTTCGACTTGGCCGTTAGTTTGTGGGTGCTCGACAGATGAGAACGTCTGCTTTATCCCTAAACTGGTGAGAAATTCCCCAAACTTTTTATCGACAAACTGTGTTTCGTTGTCTGAGATGACAACCTTTGGGATCCCGAATCTGGCTATTACCTACCTCCACATAAATTTTTGGCAGTTTGCCGAATATATGCTGGCCAATGGtttggcctctacccacttggtgTAATAATTGATGGCAACAATTAGGTATTTGACCTGCCCAGGTCTGACCGGGAAGGGTCCTAgcaggtcgactccccattgagaGAATGGTCGGGAGGCCATCAGTAGGCTTAGCTCAACCGTCGGCGCTTTGTGAAAGTTGGCTTTTTCCTGGCACCTCTTGCATTTCTTCACGAACTCCTTAGAATCCGACATCATTGAGGGCCAATAGTAGCCAGCCCTGACAAGCTTTTGGGCTACGACCTTTCCTCCGATGTGATGGGGCAACACCCCTCGTGGACTTCGCTTAAGacatagtccgtctggtcggggcgTAGGCACTTCAATAGAGGTTGGTTCAGCCCCTTCTTAAATAGCTGACCTTGTATTATCATATACTTAGCCGCTTCTCTTCTCAGTGCCTTTGCCGTCTTGTCATCATCAGGGAGCTTACCGTTTTCTAGGAGATCGATGATTAGATCTATCCATGAGGGGGGGTCGGCAGTACGTGCTATATGTAGGGTTACCGTTGGTTCCTTCACTAAACCTTGAATCAGAGATCGGTTCCTCATTCCTGGCTTTGTGCTTGCCATTTTTTATAGGAGGTCGGCTCAGGTGTTCCTCTCTCTCGGAACGTGCTGCACCGTGACCTCGTTAAACTCCTCACTCAGCATTTTGACCTTCTCCAAGAATTTTTGCAATAGTGAGTCTCTAGTCTGATACGTTCCATTAATCTGTGATGTTACGACCTGGGAGTTGTTGCACACTTCCACTCTGGAGGCCCCGACCTCTCTTGCCAAAAGTAGGCCGCCAAGAagggcctcatattctgcttgattatTGAACACCGGGAACTTAAACTTGACTAATTGTTCATACACAACTCTTGTTGGGCTTTCTAGGATTATTCCTGATCCCCCGAATGTTTGGTTGGAGACTCCGTCCACATGGAGCTTTTACCATGTGTTCGGTGTCTTGGGAGGGTTTCCTGTTACTTCTACCAGGAAGTCGGCCATTGCTTGGGCCTTGATTGCATGTCTGGATTCGTATTGTAAGTCATACTGAGACAGTTCGATTGCCCAAGTCATCATCCTGCCCACAAGGTCGGGTTTTTGCAGCACTTGGCGGATTGCTTGGTCCTTCCTGACGATTATCTGGTGTCCTTAGAAGTATTGTCGTAACCTATGGGAGGAGGTCAGGAGCGCATATGCCAGGTTTTCCAGCTTACTGTACCTCAGTTCTGCCCCCTGTAACGCGTTGCTCACGAAGTAGACCGATTGCTGAATCTTCCCTTCTTCTCGTACCAGGATAGTTGCCAAAGCTTCATCAGTTACTACCAAGTACAAGAATAGCGTCTCTCCATCTCTGGGCTTACCGAGAACAGGGGGTGCCGAGATGATGCTCTTGAAGTGATTGAAGGCTTCCTCGCACGTCGGGGTCCACTCAAACACTATCCCTTTTTTCACCaaattgaagaacagaagagCTTTGGCAGCCGACGCGCCGAGGAACCGGGATAGCACCGTGAGTCTTCCTGCTAGCCTCTGCACATCTTTAACACATCCCGGGCTCGTCATCCGCAGGATTGCTTCACATTTCTCTGGGTTGGCTTCTACCCCTCTTTGGGTATCATGAAACCCAAAAACTTCCCGGCTTCCATGGCGAAGGCGTACTTTAAGGGGTTAAGCCTCATGTTGTGCCGCCGAAAAGATGCGAACACAGTCCCTAAATCGCTGATGAGATCTTCAGCCTGGGCAGTCTTCACCAggatgtcgtcgacgtacacttcTACCGTTTTGCCGATAAGATTGCTAAAtaccttattcattagcctttgatatgtagctcctgcattttttagTAATGGCATCACTTTATAACAGTACGTACCTCCTAGCGTTATGAACGTCGTCTTCTCCTCGTCtggccggtgcatcggtatctggttgtagcccgagtatgcatccatgaaactcagaaaCCGATACCCTGAGGCCGCGTCTACAAGAGCATCAATATTAGGGAGGGGGAAGGAATCCTTGGGGCATGCCTTGTTGAGATCGGAATAGTCCACACACATTCTCCACTTTCCATTGGCTTTCTTAACCAAAACTACGTTCAACAGCCAAGTCGAGTAGTCCAGTTCTCGGATGAACCCTGCTTCTAGCAGGCTGGCCGTTTGCCTGGCCACCTTGTCAGCTCTTTCCTTGGACATTTTCCTCCTTTTCTGTGCCACCGGTTTAGCTTTTGCCTTAACGGCCAGGTGGTGTGACATGAATTGGGGGTCAATTCCCGGCATGTCGGCTAGTGTCCAGGCGAACAGATCGCTGTTTTCTCGAATCATTTCCACCAATGGTTCTTTCAAGTCATGAGGGAGGTTCCTGTTCACGAAGGTGAACTTTTCTTCCGAGTC
This window contains:
- the LOC140180292 gene encoding uncharacterized protein, which gives rise to MSDSKEFVKKCKRCQEKANFHKAPTVELSLLMASRPFSQWGVDLLGPFPVRPGQVIARFGIPKVVISDNETQFVDKKFGEFLTSLGIKQTFSSVEHPQTNGQVEAANKVILQDLKK